In a genomic window of Microterricola viridarii:
- the metK gene encoding methionine adenosyltransferase: MSELRLFTSESVTEGHPDKICDQISDSILDAMLALDPHSRVAVETLVTTGLVHVAGEVTTEAYVEIPSIVRERITSIGYDSSDVWFDGRSCGVSISIGGQSPDIAQGVDKAFESRTLSSHERYDQQGAGDQGIMFGYATTETPQLMPIPIWIAHRLAERLAEVRKAGLVDYLRPDGKTQVTIGYEGQIPRSVETVVLSTQHSPKVSQEQLAREINELVIRPVLDLVELDSAGAKTLINPTGKFEIGGPQGDAGLTGRKIIIDTYGGASRHGGGAFSGKDPSKVDRSAAYAMRWVAKNAVAAGLAERLEVQVAYAIGKAAPVGLYVETFGTGTLPDADITRAIREVFDLRPGAIIDDLDLLRPIYAQTASYGHFGRELPDFTWERLDRVDDLRSAAGL; the protein is encoded by the coding sequence ATGAGCGAGCTTCGGCTATTCACTTCGGAATCGGTCACCGAGGGACACCCAGACAAGATCTGCGACCAGATCTCCGACAGCATCCTCGACGCCATGCTGGCACTCGACCCGCACAGCCGGGTCGCCGTCGAGACGCTGGTGACCACCGGGCTCGTGCACGTCGCGGGTGAGGTCACCACCGAGGCGTACGTCGAGATCCCCTCCATCGTGCGCGAGCGCATCACCTCCATCGGCTACGACTCCTCCGACGTCTGGTTCGACGGGCGCTCCTGCGGGGTGTCGATCTCGATCGGCGGCCAGTCGCCGGACATCGCCCAGGGCGTCGACAAGGCCTTCGAGAGCCGCACGCTCTCCAGCCACGAGCGCTACGACCAGCAGGGTGCTGGCGACCAGGGCATCATGTTCGGCTACGCCACCACCGAGACGCCGCAGCTGATGCCGATCCCGATCTGGATCGCGCACCGCCTCGCCGAGCGCCTCGCCGAGGTGCGCAAGGCCGGCCTCGTCGACTACCTGCGACCGGATGGCAAGACCCAGGTCACCATCGGCTACGAGGGCCAGATCCCGCGCAGCGTCGAGACCGTCGTGCTCTCCACCCAGCACTCGCCCAAGGTCAGCCAGGAGCAGCTCGCCCGCGAGATCAACGAGCTCGTCATCCGCCCCGTCCTCGACCTCGTCGAGCTCGACTCCGCCGGCGCGAAGACCCTGATCAACCCGACCGGCAAGTTCGAGATCGGCGGCCCGCAGGGCGACGCCGGGCTCACCGGCCGCAAGATCATCATCGACACCTACGGGGGAGCCAGCCGCCACGGCGGGGGAGCCTTCAGCGGCAAGGACCCGTCCAAGGTCGACCGCTCCGCCGCCTACGCCATGCGCTGGGTCGCCAAGAACGCCGTCGCCGCCGGCCTGGCCGAGCGGCTCGAGGTGCAGGTCGCCTACGCCATCGGCAAGGCGGCCCCCGTCGGGCTGTACGTGGAGACCTTCGGCACCGGCACGCTGCCTGACGCCGACATCACCCGCGCCATCCGCGAGGTGTTCGACCTCCGCCCCGGCGCCATCATCGACGACCTCGACCTGCTGCGCCCGATCTACGCGCAGACCGCCAGCTACGGCCACTTCGGCCGCGAGCTCCCCGACTTCACGTGGGAGCGGCTGGACCGGGTCGACGATCTGAGAAGCGCAGCCGGGCTCTGA
- a CDS encoding primosomal protein N' family DNA-binding protein, whose product MRSGVVARVLIDNPLPQLDHLFDYGVPEALAGDIRVGQRVKVPFRSGGRIIDAYVIELVDPAGADDSFSGTLSDIDSLVSTAAVLTPDVYELARRIADRGAGSAIDVVRLAVPPRAVRAEKKWLAAQADAAAAEPEPEPAPSSDPVASPAVPSAEPVLPGLSGYTDAVVAGALDPDGRVAMTAVPRLVQTPSGAWVGHWALTMAELAARTLAGGRSALLAVPDFRDQEQLLAALHALLPAEQISRFDARQTTTERYSAFLACLGPEPRVVVGNRSVVYAPASALGLIALWDDGDPLYAESLAPYANARDVALIRQGLSGSALVLLGHARSIEAQRLVEIGWLHELAPERFSRPNIIATAQQGQPDEHAQAARIPSLAWREAKDGLGRGPVLVQVASPGYAPVVACASCREAARCAHCQGPLGQNAPGAAPSCRWCGAIAANWTCGTCGGHALRTVRIGAGRTAEELGRAFPGALVVVADGENPILSVSAKPALVIATRGAEPVAAGGYAAVLLLDGERMLGRESLRVAEDALRWWSNAAVLAAPGAPVILAGVGGALASALGTWQQAQWAGREFADRRALRFPPAVRTASVTAAPGVLDGALAELRELDGVDILGPVPAPPAGPGAAASDGLMRAIVRFDYAAGAEVARRLRAAIVAVASSRRRPPKGGAFRPAPTLRVRFDDPEIF is encoded by the coding sequence ATGCGGTCCGGTGTGGTCGCCCGCGTCCTGATCGACAACCCGCTGCCGCAGCTGGACCACCTCTTCGACTACGGCGTGCCGGAGGCGCTGGCCGGCGACATCCGCGTCGGGCAGCGGGTCAAGGTGCCGTTCCGCTCCGGCGGGCGCATCATCGACGCCTACGTGATCGAGCTGGTGGACCCCGCAGGCGCCGATGACTCCTTCTCGGGCACGCTCAGCGACATCGACTCGCTCGTGTCGACGGCCGCCGTGCTCACCCCCGACGTCTACGAGCTGGCGCGCCGCATCGCCGACCGCGGCGCCGGCAGCGCCATCGACGTGGTGCGGCTGGCCGTGCCGCCGCGCGCGGTGCGGGCCGAGAAGAAGTGGCTGGCCGCGCAGGCGGATGCCGCAGCCGCCGAGCCCGAGCCCGAGCCCGCGCCCTCATCTGACCCGGTCGCCTCGCCCGCTGTGCCCTCCGCCGAGCCGGTGCTCCCTGGCCTCAGCGGCTACACCGACGCCGTCGTGGCCGGGGCCCTCGACCCGGACGGGCGGGTCGCGATGACCGCCGTGCCGCGGCTCGTGCAGACGCCGTCCGGCGCCTGGGTGGGCCACTGGGCCCTGACCATGGCCGAGCTGGCCGCGCGCACGCTCGCCGGCGGGCGCAGCGCCCTGCTGGCCGTTCCCGACTTCCGCGACCAGGAGCAGCTGCTCGCCGCCCTGCACGCGCTGCTGCCGGCGGAGCAGATCTCCCGCTTCGACGCCCGGCAGACCACGACGGAGCGCTACAGCGCGTTCCTGGCCTGCCTCGGCCCCGAGCCACGCGTCGTCGTCGGCAACCGCTCCGTCGTCTACGCGCCGGCCAGCGCGCTCGGGCTCATCGCCCTCTGGGACGACGGCGACCCGCTGTACGCCGAGTCGCTCGCCCCCTACGCCAACGCCCGCGACGTCGCGCTCATCCGGCAGGGCCTGAGCGGCTCCGCGCTCGTCCTGCTCGGCCACGCCCGCAGCATCGAGGCGCAGCGCCTCGTCGAGATCGGTTGGCTGCACGAGCTCGCGCCCGAGCGCTTCTCCCGCCCCAACATCATCGCCACCGCCCAGCAGGGCCAGCCGGACGAGCACGCCCAGGCGGCGCGCATCCCGTCGCTGGCCTGGCGCGAGGCGAAGGACGGCCTCGGCCGCGGGCCCGTGCTCGTGCAGGTCGCCTCGCCCGGCTACGCGCCCGTCGTCGCCTGCGCCAGCTGCCGCGAGGCCGCCCGCTGCGCCCACTGCCAGGGTCCGCTCGGCCAGAACGCCCCGGGAGCGGCGCCCAGCTGCCGCTGGTGCGGCGCGATCGCCGCGAACTGGACCTGCGGCACCTGCGGGGGGCACGCGCTGCGCACCGTGCGGATCGGCGCCGGGCGCACCGCAGAGGAGCTCGGCCGGGCCTTCCCCGGCGCGCTCGTCGTCGTCGCCGACGGCGAGAACCCGATCCTCAGCGTGAGCGCGAAGCCCGCGCTGGTGATCGCCACCCGCGGGGCCGAGCCGGTCGCCGCCGGCGGCTATGCCGCCGTGCTGCTGCTGGACGGCGAGCGGATGCTCGGCCGCGAGTCCCTGCGGGTCGCAGAGGACGCACTGCGCTGGTGGTCCAACGCGGCCGTGCTGGCCGCGCCCGGGGCGCCGGTGATCCTGGCCGGGGTGGGCGGCGCCCTCGCCTCCGCGCTCGGCACCTGGCAGCAGGCCCAGTGGGCCGGCCGCGAGTTCGCCGACCGGCGCGCCCTGCGCTTCCCACCCGCCGTGCGCACCGCCTCCGTCACCGCGGCCCCCGGCGTGCTCGACGGCGCGCTGGCCGAGCTGCGTGAGCTGGACGGCGTCGACATCCTGGGGCCGGTCCCCGCCCCGCCCGCCGGGCCGGGCGCGGCGGCATCCGACGGCCTCATGCGCGCCATCGTGCGCTTCGACTACGCGGCCGGCGCCGAGGTGGCCCGGCGCCTGCGGGCCGCCATCGTCGCCGTGGCGAGCTCGCGGAGGCGGCCGCCCAAGGGGGGCGCCTTCCGGCCCGCACCTACACTGAGAGTTCGATTTGATGACCCGGAGATCTTCTAG
- the fmt gene encoding methionyl-tRNA formyltransferase → MRLVFAGTPDAAVPSLRLLAGGPHEIAAVVTREDAPQGRKRILTPSPVAQAAAALGLPVIKANRLDEAVTAQIAALGAELGVIVAYGGLVREPLLSTPRLGWINLHFSLLPRWRGAAPVQRALIAGDERTGADVFQLVAALDAGDVFGRIERPITEADTSVTLLAELAVSGGALLARVVDELADGSAVAVPQSGEPTPAAKLGIDDARLHWSEPAETVFHRYQGVTAEPGAFTLLDGARFKLHELRHARDAAALPPGHIRSVDGRVLVGTASTPLELLRVQPAGKTPMNAADWWRGIAAEEVIAE, encoded by the coding sequence ATGAGACTTGTTTTTGCCGGAACGCCCGACGCCGCGGTGCCGAGCCTCCGACTGCTCGCGGGCGGCCCGCACGAAATCGCGGCCGTCGTCACCCGGGAGGATGCCCCGCAGGGGCGCAAGCGCATCCTGACCCCGTCTCCGGTGGCGCAGGCCGCCGCAGCGCTCGGGCTGCCGGTCATCAAGGCGAACCGCCTCGACGAGGCCGTCACCGCCCAGATCGCGGCGCTCGGCGCGGAACTCGGCGTCATCGTCGCCTACGGCGGGCTCGTGCGCGAGCCGCTGCTCTCCACGCCCCGCCTCGGCTGGATCAACCTGCACTTCTCGCTGCTGCCGCGCTGGCGCGGGGCCGCCCCGGTGCAGCGGGCGCTCATCGCCGGCGACGAGCGCACCGGCGCCGACGTCTTCCAGCTGGTTGCAGCCCTCGACGCCGGCGACGTCTTCGGACGGATCGAGCGGCCCATCACCGAGGCGGACACGTCCGTGACGCTGCTGGCCGAGCTCGCCGTCTCCGGCGGGGCCCTGCTGGCCCGCGTCGTGGACGAGCTCGCCGACGGCAGCGCCGTCGCCGTGCCGCAGAGCGGCGAGCCCACCCCGGCTGCCAAGCTCGGCATCGACGACGCCCGGCTGCACTGGTCGGAGCCCGCCGAGACCGTCTTCCACCGCTACCAGGGCGTCACCGCCGAGCCCGGCGCGTTCACCCTGCTCGACGGCGCCCGGTTCAAGCTGCACGAGCTCCGCCACGCGCGGGATGCCGCAGCGCTGCCGCCCGGGCACATCAGATCCGTCGACGGCCGCGTGCTCGTCGGCACCGCCAGCACCCCGCTCGAGCTGCTCCGTGTGCAGCCGGCCGGCAAGACCCCGATGAACGCCGCCGACTGGTGGCGCGGCATCGCAGCAGAGGAGGTGATCGCCGAATGA